DNA sequence from the Oncorhynchus clarkii lewisi isolate Uvic-CL-2024 chromosome 9, UVic_Ocla_1.0, whole genome shotgun sequence genome:
tttcttgggaacaggaacaatggtggccctcttgaagcatgtgggaacagcagactggtatagggattgattgaatatgtccgtaaacacaccggccagctggtctgcgcatgctctgagggcgcggctggggatgccatctgggcctgcagccttgcgagggttaacacgtttaaatgtcttactcacctcggctgcagtgaaggagagaccgcatgttttcgttgcaggccgtgtcagtggcactgtattgtcctcaaagcgggcaaaaaagttatttagtctgcctgggagcaagacatcctggtccgtgactgggctgggtttcttcctgtagtccgtgattgactgtagaccctgccacatgcctcttgtgtctgagccgttgaattgagattctactttgtctctgtactggcgcttagcttgtttgatagccttgcggagggaatagctgcactgtttgtattcggtcatgttaccagacaccttgccctgattaaaagcagtggttcgcgctttcagtttcacacgaatgctgccatcaatccacggtttctggttagggaatgttttaatcgttgctatgggaacgacatcttcaacgcacgttctaatgaactcgcacaccgaatcagcgtattcgtcaatgttgttatctgacgcaatacgaaacatctcccagtccacgtgatggaagcagtcttggagtgtggagtcagcttggtcggaccagcgttggacagacctcagcgtgggagcctcttgttttagtttctgtctgtaggcagggatcaacaaaatggagtcgtggtcagcttttccgaaaggggggcggggcagggccttatatgcgtcgcggaagttagagtaacaatggtccaaggtctttcctcccctggttgcgcagtcgatatgctgataaaatttggggagtcttgttttcagattagccttgttaaaatccccagctacaatgaatgcagcctccggataaattgtttccagtttgcagagagttaaataaagttcgttcagagccatcgatgtgtctgcttggggggggatatatacggctgtgattataatcgaagagaattctcttggtagataatgcggtctacatttgattgtgaggaattctaaatcaggtgaacagaaggatttgagttcctgtatgtttctttcatcgcaccatgtcacgttagtcataaggcatacgcccccgcccctctttttaccagaaagatgttttttcctgtctgcgcgatgcgtggagaaacctgttggctgcaccgcttcggatagcgtctctccagtaagccacgtttccgtgaagcaaagaacgttacagtctctgatgtccctctggaatgctacccttgctcggatttcatcaaccttgttgtcaagagactggacattggcaagaagaatgctagggagtggtgtgcgctgtgcccgtctccggagtctgaccagaagaccgcctcgtttccctctctttcggagtcgtttttttgggtcgctgcataggatccactccgttgtcctgtttgtaaggcagaacacaggatccgcgtcgcgaaaaacatattcttggtcgtactgatggtgagttgatgctgatcttatattcagtagttcttctcgactgtatgtaatgaaacctaagatgacctggggtactaatgtaagaaataacacgtaaaaaaacaaaaaactgcatagtttcctaggaacgcgaagcgaggcggccatctctgtcggcgccggaagtcatgCACTCTACTGTGAGGGGGTAGTGTGTACTGTGAGGGGATAGTGTGCACTCTACTGTGATGGGATAGTGTGCACTCTACtgtgaggggatagtgtgtacTCTACtgtgaggggatagtgtgtacTCTACTGTGGGGTGATAGTGTGTACtgtgaggggatagtgtgtattcacactatcccctcacagtacacactatcccctcacaGTAGAGTGCACACTATCCCCTCACAGTACACACTACCCCCTCACAGTAGAGTGCACACTATCCCCTCACAGTACACACTATCCCCTCGCAgtacacactatcccctcacaGTAGAGTGCACACTATCCCCTCACAGTAGAGTGCACACTATCCCCTCACAGTACACACTACAGTGCACACTATCCCCTCACAGTACACACTATCCCCTCGCAgtacacactatcccctcacaGTAGAGTGCACACTATCCCCTCACAGTAGAGTGCACACTATCCCCTCACAGTACACACTACCCCCTCACAGTAGAGTGCACACTATCCCCTCACAGTAGAGTACACACTATCATCTCACAGTAGAgtacacactatcccctcacaGTAGAgtacacactatcccctcacaGTAGAgtacacactatcccctcacaGTAGAgtacacactatcccctcacaGTAGAGTAGACACTATCCCCTCACAGTAGACACTATCCCCTCACAGTAGACACTATCCCCTCACGgtacacactatcccctcacaGTAGAgtacacactatcccctcacagtacacactatcccctcacaGTAGAGTACACACTATCACCTCACAGTAGAgtacacactatcccctcacaGTAGAGTACACACTATCACCTCACAGTAGAgtacacactatcccctcacaGTAGAGAACACACTATCCCCTCACAGTAGAGTACATACTATCCTCTCACAGTAGAGTACATACTATCACCTCACAGTAGAGTACATACTATCCTCTCACAGTAGAgtacacactatcccctcacagtacacactatcccctcacaGTACACACTATCCCCTAACAGTACACACCCTCCCctcacagtacacactacacaacatGGGTCAACGATGGGAAGACAAAGCCTTTAGTTACATGTTAGTGGGAAACCTCTCAGGCCAAGTCACTATTTTGTTGTGTTTTCAAAAAGAGTCAGGTTTGGAAGCAGACAAAGGTGACAGAAAGGTCATCAGGATACATCTCATGGTGGGAAACCTATCCGTCTGCCTATTTAGTAACTCTAGAATGTTTTTATAGCTCTTTGAATCACAGACAAAGGTTTGGGAGGGAATAAAGTACCCTGAGATCCAAGCTAAAGGTAATTCTGTCTCACTATTGTTTCACTCAGTGCTCCATGTTACTAAAGCAGTGTTCCCCAAACAATAGAGTACACATTATCCCCTCACAGTACACAGTATCACCTCACAGTAGAGTACACAGTATCACCTCACAGTACACAGTATCACCTCACAGTAGAgtacacactatcccctcacaGTACACAGTATCCCCTCACAGTAGAGTACACACTATAACCTCACAGTAGAGTACACACTATCACCTCACAGTAGAATACACACTATCACCTCACAGTACACAGTATCCCCTCACAGTAGAgtacacactatcccctcacaGTACACACTATCACCTCACAGTAGAGTACACACTATCACCTCACAGTAGAATACACACTATCACCTCACAGTAGAGTACACACTATCCCCTCATAGTAGAGTACACACTATCCCCAAACTCTGTCCTACATTGCACAAGGGGAGtacgtgttgttgttttttgtcctggcactacacagctgattccaaTAACCAAcacatcatcaagctttgatgatttgaatcagctgtgtagtactagggcaaaaaacctaaacgtgcaccccttggtgAGTTTGGGGAAACATTGCACTAGGGTGAAACAACGGCGAATGGGAGTGATGCTCAGATTAACTCCAGGCCAGGGACACGGGGGTTGTAGAGGACAGAAACCGTACCTCAGCTAGCAGGACAACCCTCTTGCCGTCGGGCCAGATCACATGGTCCACCTGAGAACGCACCCTCTCCCAGGTAAGCTCCGGGCTCCGCAGGCTGGCCTAGAGGCGAGAGAGACCGGGGCAGGAGATTAGTGACACAGCAGAAACACagagtgagcacacacacacacaggtaaaagTACCTCACCACATCAATCTCGGTATTGGAATGTCCCATGTTGCAGACAATACAGCCATTCTTCATCCGGTCCAACTGCTCTCTGGTCACCACGTTCTTATTGCCTGAGTGACAACAATACAGTCAGCTAATCTCAGATCTGATTACAATCAATAATGTTGGCTGTCTataatgagtgagagagaaagagagggagggacagagagagagagagggatagggagggacagagagagtgagagacggagagagggacagagagagacagagatacacattCAAACAGGTGACCTCTAACTTGACATCTGATGGATAAACCTGAGCCATAAACAAGGACAGCGGCTGGGAGGTCTGCTTCTATAATTATCAGAGTGGAATAAAAGAACTGAGTCTGGATGAGGCGTGCTCTGATTGATGTAGTTTACCTGTGCAGGTTATCACCAGGTCCATCTGACGAATTACTTCATTCAGCTTCACCACCCTGAACCCATCCATGCTGCATACACAGGAAGATTTGTCGGAAAAAGTAGCCAAAAATAACTAaaacacatatttttttttaaagacgtgGATACATTAGACTGTAGGCAAGTTCCAGCCACTCACCAACCCTGCAGGGCGCAGATGGGGTCTATCTCTGTGATGCAGACGATGGCTCCCAGGGCCTTCAGAGCAGAACAGCAACCCTTCCccacctacaggacagagaacAGCCCAGTACAGTACTCTCAAATCCATGTTCAAATGCCAAACATTCAACTTTTGAATCTAAGGTGTCAGCTAACAGTCATCAGAGTAAAGAATCAGAAGGACTGTACCTCTCCAtaaccacacaccaccacctgtTTCCCCCCAAACATCACATCAGTGGTCCTCTTCAAACTACAGCAAGCAGAGAAAGTAACAATTACAAATTAGACATGATCCATTTATAAATTACAAACAAAACCATCACACACTTTATGTGAGAAAAACATTTGATATTAGTGTTTAAAAAAGGTCCCACCCGTCCAGGATGGACTCTCTGCAGCAGTAGAGGTTATCAAACTTCTGCTTGGTAACAGAGTCGTTCACATTCATGGCCGGGACACACAGCTTGCCTGCCTTGGACAGCTGGTACAACCTGAGAGTAAAGGATGAAAGTTTCGTTGAGCCACAGACTAACAGGGGATCAACCGGACCAATCCCACAGACGTCTCTCCTTGCTGTGGATGTATGTGACCAATTTTTCAGGAAAGCTCTTTCTCACCTGTGGACTCCAGTGACACTCTCCTCCACGATGCCCTGAGCCTTCTTAAACACGCTGGGGTGCTTCTTATAAACCCAGTGGGTCAGATCCCCTCCGTCATCCAAGATCTACAGTAACACAAACACAGGAAGAGCAATGGTAGCAGAGCAGACAGTGGACTCAAACAATAGAGACATCTGCTGCATTAATTCTGCATGCATACTAAATAGAGACATCTGCTGCATTAAGTCTGTATATTAAATAGAGACATCTGCTGCATTAAGTCTGTATACTAAATAGAGACATCTGCTGCATTAAGTCTGTATACTAAATAGAGACATCTGCTGCATTAAGTCTGTATACTAAATAGAGACATCTGCTGCATTAAGTCTGCATGCATACTAAATAGAGACATCTGCTGCATTAAGTCTGTATATTAAATAGAGACATCTGCTGCATTAATTCTGCATACTAAATAGAGACATCTGCTGCATTAAGTCTGTATACTAAATAGAGACATCTGCTGCATTAAGTCTGTATATTAAATAGAGACATCTGCTGCATTAATTCTGCATACTAAATAGAGACATCTGCTGCATTAAGTCTGTATATTAAATAGAGACATCTGCTGCATTAAGTCTGTATACTAAATAGAGACATCTGCTGCATTAAGTCTGTATACTAAATAGAGACATCTGCTGCATTAAGTCTGTATACTAAATAGAGACATCTGCTGCATTAAGTCTGCATGCATACTAAATAGAGACATCTGCTGCATTAAGTATGTATACTAAATAGAGACATCTGCTGCATTAAGTCTGTATACTAAATAGAGACATCTGCTGCATTAAGTCTGTATACTAAATAGAGACATCTGCTGCATTAAGTCTGTATACTAAATAGAGACATCTGCTGCATTAAGTCTGTATACTAAATAGAGACATCTGCTGCATTAAGTCTGTATACTAAATAGAGACATCTGCTGCATTAAGTCTGTATATTAAATAGAGACATCTGCTGCATTAAGTCTGTATACTAAATAGAGACATCTGCTGCATTAAGTCTGTATACTAAATAGAGACATCTGCTGCATTAAGTCTGTATACTAAATAGAGACATCTGCTGCATTAAGTCTGCATGCATACTAAATAGAGACATCTGCTGCATTAAGTCTGTATACTAAATAGAGACATCTGCTGCATTAAGTCTGTATACTAAATAGAGACATCTGCTGCATTAAGTCTGTATACTAAATAGAGACATCTGCTGCATTAAGTCTGTATATTAAATAGAGACACCTGCTGCATTAAGTCTGTATACTAAATAGAGACATCTGCTGCATTAAGTCTGTATACTAAATAGAGACATCTGCTGCATTAAGTCTGTATACTAAATAGAGACATCTGCTGCATTAAGTCTGTATACTAAATAGAGACATCTGCTGCATTAAGTATGTATACTAAATAGAGACATCTGCTGCATTAAGTCTGTATACTAAATAGAGACATCTGCTGCATTAAGTCTGTATACTAAATAGAGACATCTGCTGCATTAAGTCTGTATATTAAATAGAGACATCTGCTGCATTAAGTCTGTATACTAAATAGAGACATCTGCTGCATTAAGTCTGTATATTAAATAGAGACATCTGCTGCATTAAGTCTGTATACTAAATAGAGACATCTGCTGCATTAAGTCTGCATGCATACTAAATAGAGACATCTGCTGCATTAAGTCTGTATATTAAATAGAGACATCTGCTGCATTAATTCTGCATACTAAATAGAGACATCTGCTGCATTAAGTCTGTATACTAAATAGAGACATCTGCTGCATTAAGTCTGTATATTAAATAGAGACATCTGCTGCATTAATTCTGCATACTAAATAGAGACATCTGCTGCATTAAGTCTGTATATTAAATAGAGACATCTGCTGCATTAAGTCTGTATACTAAATAGAGACATCTGCTGCATTAAGTCTGTATACTAAATAGAGACATCTGCTGCATTAAGTCTGCATGCATACTAAATAGAGACATCTGCTGCATTAAGTCTGTATACTAAATAGAGACATCTGCTGCATTAAGTCTGTATACTAAATAGAGACATCTGCTGCATTAAGTCTGTATACTAAATAGAGACATCTGCTGCATTAAGTCTGCATACTAAATAGAGACATCTGCTGCATTAAGTCTGTATATTAAATAGAGACATCTGCTGCATTAAGTCTGTATACTAAATAGAGACATCTGCTGCATTAAGTCTGTATACTAAATAGAGACATCTGCTGCATTAAGTCTGTATACTAAATAGAGACATCTGCTGCATTAAGTCTGTATACTAAATAGAGACATCTGCTGCATTAAGTCTGCATGCATACTAAATAGAGACATCTGCTGCATTAAGTCTGTATACTAAATAGAGACATCTGCTGCATTAAGTCTGTATACTAAATAGAGACATCTGCTGCATTAAGTCTGTATACTAAATAGAGACATCTGCTGCATTAAGTCTGTATACTAAATAGAGACATCTGCTGCATTAAGTCTGTATACTAAATAGAGACATCTGCTGCATTAAGTCTGTATACTAAATAGAGACATCTGCTGCATTAAGTCTGTATATTAAATAGAGACATCTGCTGCATTAAGTCTGTATACTAAATAGAGACATCTGCTGCATTAAGTCTGTATATTAAATAGAGACATCTGCTGCATTAAGTCTGTATATTAAATAGAGACATCTGCTGCATTAATTCTGCATGCATACTAAATAGAGACATCTGCTGCATTAAGTCTGTATACTAAATAGAGACATCTGCTGCATTAAGTCTGTATACTAAATAGAGACATCTGCTGCATTAAGTCTGTATACTAAATAGAGACATCTGCTGCATTAAGTATGTATACTAAATAGAGACATCTGCTGCATTAAGTCTGTATACTAAATAGAGACATCTGCTGCATTAAGTCTGTATATTAAATAGAGACATCTGCTGCATTAATTCTGCATACTAAATAGAGACATCTGCTGCATTAAGTATGTATACTAAATAGAGACATCTGCTGCATTAAGTCTGTATATTAAATAGAGACATCTGCTGCATTAAGTCTGTATACTAAATAGAGACATCTGCTGCATTAAGTCTGTATATTAAATAGAGACATCTGCTGCATTAAGTCTGTATACTAAATAGAGACATCTGCTGCATTAAGTCTGTATACTAAATAGAGACATCTGCTGCATTAAGTCTGTATATTAAATAGAGACATCTGCTGCATTAAGTCTGTATATTAAATAGAGACACCTGCTGCATTAAGTCTGTATACTAAATAGAGACATCTGCTGCATTAAGTCTGTATATTAAATAGAGACACCTGCTGCATTAAGTCTGTATACTAAATAAGGTCGGAAGATAAGTGACGGATGGAAACAGAAGCCTCCACAACTACAGTAAAGCAATTTCAATCATTTCAAATCAATCAAAAATAAGCCTTTACAATGTGTGAGAGTATCACTACACGACAGAGGTCAAGTACATTATTAGAGGATGGTTTAGTATTTAGGTACCATGTTGGCCTGCCAGCCTTCCGTGTTGACACAGCGGTCGATGCACCACCAAAAGTCATCCTCTGACTCGCCCTTCCACGCAAACACAGGCACAcctgtaggggagaggagagagagggggaggctagCACTTATtatggctgggagagagagagagagagagagagagagggaggctagcacttattatggctgggagagagagagagagggggggaggctaGCACTTATtatggctgggagagagagagagagagagggggggaggctaGCACTTATtatggctgggagagagagagagagagagagagagagaggggggaggctaGCACTTATtatggctgggagagagagagatagaaggagagagagagagatagagagggggaggctaGCACTTATTAtggctgcgagagagagagatagaaggagagagagagagagagggggggggaggctAGCACTTATTAtggctgcgagagagagagatagaaggagagagagagagagagagagggggaggctagCACTTATtatggctgggagagagagatagaaggagagagagagagagagagagggggaggctagCACTTATTATGgctgcgagagagagatagaaggagagagagagagagatggggaggctAGCACTTATtatgtctgggagagagagagatagaaggagagagagagagagagagagaggggggaggctaGCACTTATTAtggctgcgagagagagagatagaaggagagagagagagagagagagagggtggaggctAGCACTTATTAtggctgcgagagagagagatagaaggagagagagagagagagagaggggggggaggctAGCACTTATtatggctgggagagagagagagagagagagagagagagagagagagggagaggctagCACTTATtatggctgggagagagagagagatagaaggagtgagagagagagagagggggaggctagCACTTATtatggctgggagagagagagggagagagagagagagaggagagagagggggaggctagCACTTATtatggctgggagagagagagggagagagagagagaggagagagagtgggaggctAGCACTTATtatgtctgggagagagagagagagagagagagagagagagagagagagagagagagagagagagagagagagagagagagagagagagagggaggctagcacttattatggctgggagagagagagaggggggaggctaGCACTTATtatggctgggagagagagagaggggggaggctaGCACTTATtatggctgggagagagagagaggggggaggctaGCACTTATtatggctgggagagagagagaggggggaggctaGCACTTATtatggctgggagagagagagggagagagagagagagaggagagagagggggaggctagCACTTATtatggctgggagagagagagagagagagagagagagagagagagagagggaggctagcacttattatggctgggagagagagagaggggggaggctaGCACTTATtatggctgggagagagagggatagaaggagagagagagagagggagagagagagagagagagagagagagagagagagagagagagagagagagagagagagagagagagagagagagagagagagagagagggaaggaaagagagggaaggaaggaaggggagagtgccatcacagcagcaagatgtgtgacctgttgccacaagaaaagggcaactatTAAAGAACAAACACCTTTGTAAATACCACCCATATTTCTGTTGATTCATTTTCCCATTTGCACTTTAACTTTTCactgtatataatatgacatttgaaatgtctctattattcggggaacttgtgtgagtgtaatatttactgttcactttttaatgtttatttcactttattttattatctatttcacttgctttggcaatctaaacatacgtttcccatgccaataaagccccttgaattgaattgagagagaaagagaaggggagggtagagagggaaagagagagaggtagagggagggtgagagagagagagaggtagaaggagggaaggggtgagacagacagaaagaaagaggacaGTATTACAAGTTCTCACCAGTCTCTGCCAGGGCAGCAGCCACCTCGTTCTGAGTAGAGTAGATGTTACAGGCTGTCCAACGACACTGAGCTCCAAGAGCTACTAGGGTCTCAATCAGAACCTGAGGGGGGAAATACACAAATACACTAGTACTTATTAGGAaccctgccaaggcagcagctactcttcctggggtttattatggatccccattagtccctgccaaggcagcagctactcttcctggggtttattatgga
Encoded proteins:
- the LOC139416935 gene encoding S-adenosylhomocysteine hydrolase-like protein 1 isoform X2, whose translation is MEKDKQGTITHRNPQHGYGPGHRHGMEQIQFAEDKQEFQKYPTKAGRRSLSRSISQSSTDSYSSAASYSDSSDDETSPRDKAQANSKGSSDFCVKNVKQAEFGRREIEIAEQDMSALISLRKRAQGEKPLAGAKIVGCTHITAQTAVLIETLVALGAQCRWTACNIYSTQNEVAAALAETGVPVFAWKGESEDDFWWCIDRCVNTEGWQANMILDDGGDLTHWVYKKHPSVFKKAQGIVEESVTGVHRLYQLSKAGKLCVPAMNVNDSVTKQKFDNLYCCRESILDGLKRTTDVMFGGKQVVVCGYGEVGKGCCSALKALGAIVCITEIDPICALQGCMDGFRVVKLNEVIRQMDLVITCTGNKNVVTREQLDRMKNGCIVCNMGHSNTEIDVASLRSPELTWERVRSQVDHVIWPDGKRVVLLAEGRLLNLSCSTVPTFVLSITATTQALALIELFNAPEGRYKQDVYLLPKKMDEYVASLHLSNFDAHLTELSDEQAKYMGLNKNGPFKPNYYRY
- the LOC139416935 gene encoding S-adenosylhomocysteine hydrolase-like protein 1 isoform X1 encodes the protein MTDAVVDGKLELVKQATKYVKETENVAEKYSAMTVSKNSDMNMNVGELQSAAFTAVPTLKSVKKIQFAEDKQEFQKYPTKAGRRSLSRSISQSSTDSYSSAASYSDSSDDETSPRDKAQANSKGSSDFCVKNVKQAEFGRREIEIAEQDMSALISLRKRAQGEKPLAGAKIVGCTHITAQTAVLIETLVALGAQCRWTACNIYSTQNEVAAALAETGVPVFAWKGESEDDFWWCIDRCVNTEGWQANMILDDGGDLTHWVYKKHPSVFKKAQGIVEESVTGVHRLYQLSKAGKLCVPAMNVNDSVTKQKFDNLYCCRESILDGLKRTTDVMFGGKQVVVCGYGEVGKGCCSALKALGAIVCITEIDPICALQGCMDGFRVVKLNEVIRQMDLVITCTGNKNVVTREQLDRMKNGCIVCNMGHSNTEIDVASLRSPELTWERVRSQVDHVIWPDGKRVVLLAEGRLLNLSCSTVPTFVLSITATTQALALIELFNAPEGRYKQDVYLLPKKMDEYVASLHLSNFDAHLTELSDEQAKYMGLNKNGPFKPNYYRY